The Bacteroidia bacterium genomic interval GGTATGTCGCAAGACCGTAGGTGGGGATTGCTATCGTCGCCATTTCGATCCCGATCCTTTCTGTCTCAATATTTTCCCCAAAAAAGAAAAGGCCAGTCCCGAAGAACTGACCTTATATATCATTAACCCATGAGGCTTACACACTCACGCCAAAATCTCTCAAGGCATCATTGAGCGAAACTTTCTTATCTGTCGAAGGCTTTCTTTTCCCAATGATCAACGCACAAGTTACCTGATAGGTGCCTGCTGGAAATTCTTTGGAAATGCTACCGGGAATCACTACGCTTCTTTCGGGTACATAGCCGCGGTATTCAATAGGTTCATGCCCAGAAACATCGATGATTTTGGAAGAAGCTGTCAGCACTACATTGGCCCCCAAAACTGCTTCCTTGCCCACACGTACCCCTTCAACCACAATCGAACGGCTTCCAATAAAGGCATCGTCTTCGATAATCACGGGAGCTGCTTGTACGGGCTCCAATACACCTCCGATTCCAACTCCACCACTCAAGTGTACATTCTTGCCGATCTGTGCACAGGAACCCACTGTGGCCCAGGTATCGACCATGCTTCCTTTTTCTACATGTGCACCGATGTTCACATAACTCGGCATCATTACTACACCCGGAGAAATATAAGCGCCATAGCGAGCCGTTGCTGGAGGAACTACCCGTATGCCTTGTGCTTCATAATCTCTCTTAAGCTCCATTTTGTCATGATACTCAAAAGGAGGGAGCTCGATGGTTTTCATTTTCTGGATGGGGAAATAAAGGATCACGGCCTTTTTTACCCAATCGTTTACCTGCCAACCTTCAGCAGTTGGTTCGGCGCAACGCAAACGACCTTTATCCAATTCTTCGATGATATGCCTGATGGCTTCCTGGGTCTTGGTTTCTTTGAGTAAAGCTCTGTTTTCCCAGGCGGCTTCTATTTGATTTTTTAACTCTTGCATGGCTCGTTTGATTTTATCTGATCAATTAGCTGAATTTTCCTGATTTTCGCGGCGCAAAATACAAGATTCAGGCGAAAAAAAAAGCAGTCCCTCTTTTGGGGACTGCATCAAACAAGCATGATACAATGCAAACACACAATCTAGTTCTTTATATAAGGCCTGCCTAAAAGCATAAGCCTGCTTCCCGAAGGAAGTATTTTTCTAATATGTAGGCCCTTGATTCTGGGCCGGGGAAAATTGCCGAGGAATTGGAAATCTATGCGATTGAGAGCCTGTTGGCACATTTCGCAGCTTTTCGGCTTTGAATTATTTAGAGAATAAGAACGCGCTTATTTGTTATTTAGATAGGGAGAGTAGGGGGAAGTCACCTCTTAGAATTAAAAATTTATTCATCTTTTTTTGAGCATGAGTTAGCTTGTTTTTCTTCTTCTTTTCCCTTGATGGAAAAGAAGCAAAAGATCAAGCTGCTGCAAAGGGGAGGTGTTGGAGTATTAGCGTGTTAGTGTGGTAGCGTTTGCGGAATACAGGAACCCAAAAACCACCCAACCCAATACCTAAGCGCGATGGCCCTGCAGAGCCCATCGGGAGCTGGGGCGGCATGTGCAGCTGACTT includes:
- a CDS encoding 2,3,4,5-tetrahydropyridine-2,6-dicarboxylate N-succinyltransferase, producing the protein MQELKNQIEAAWENRALLKETKTQEAIRHIIEELDKGRLRCAEPTAEGWQVNDWVKKAVILYFPIQKMKTIELPPFEYHDKMELKRDYEAQGIRVVPPATARYGAYISPGVVMMPSYVNIGAHVEKGSMVDTWATVGSCAQIGKNVHLSGGVGIGGVLEPVQAAPVIIEDDAFIGSRSIVVEGVRVGKEAVLGANVVLTASSKIIDVSGHEPIEYRGYVPERSVVIPGSISKEFPAGTYQVTCALIIGKRKPSTDKKVSLNDALRDFGVSV